The Geoglobus acetivorans genome window below encodes:
- the guaA gene encoding glutamine-hydrolyzing GMP synthase, with protein MVKVERFVEKAIQEIKEQVGDGKAIIALSGGVDSSVCAVLAYRAIGDKLIPVFVDTGLMRAGEPERVKEIFGYMNLKFVDARDEFFNALKGVVDPEEKRKVIGELFVRVFEKVAEEEKADYLIQGTIYPDIIESQGGIKSHHNVGGFPTHYTFKGVIEPLRELYKDEVREVARYIGLPEEISERMPFPGPGLAVRVLGEVTPEKVEVVRRANKIVEEELKDIPKWQAFAAVIGRATGVKGDERVYGYIISIRAVESRDAMTAEPLRLDYEILRRIMRRITEEIPEVVRVVYDITPKPPATIEYE; from the coding sequence ATGGTTAAAGTTGAAAGATTTGTGGAAAAAGCAATTCAGGAGATTAAGGAACAGGTTGGTGACGGAAAGGCAATCATAGCGTTATCCGGAGGAGTTGACAGTTCCGTTTGTGCTGTTCTGGCTTACAGAGCCATTGGAGATAAGCTGATACCCGTTTTTGTTGATACGGGGCTTATGAGAGCAGGCGAGCCAGAGAGGGTGAAGGAAATCTTCGGGTACATGAATCTCAAATTTGTGGATGCGAGGGACGAGTTCTTCAATGCTCTGAAGGGTGTTGTTGATCCGGAGGAAAAGAGGAAGGTCATAGGAGAGCTTTTTGTCAGGGTATTTGAGAAGGTTGCGGAAGAGGAAAAAGCCGATTATCTCATTCAGGGAACGATATACCCGGACATAATAGAGAGCCAGGGCGGGATAAAGAGCCACCACAATGTCGGCGGTTTCCCCACACACTACACGTTTAAAGGGGTCATAGAGCCTCTGAGGGAACTGTACAAGGACGAGGTCCGAGAGGTAGCGAGATACATTGGACTGCCAGAAGAGATCTCAGAGAGGATGCCATTCCCCGGACCGGGGCTGGCTGTGAGGGTGCTCGGAGAAGTCACGCCGGAAAAGGTCGAAGTGGTCAGAAGGGCGAACAAAATTGTCGAGGAGGAGCTCAAGGACATTCCGAAGTGGCAGGCATTCGCAGCAGTCATAGGGAGAGCCACAGGTGTCAAGGGCGATGAGAGGGTTTACGGCTACATAATATCAATAAGAGCGGTTGAGAGCAGGGACGCCATGACTGCAGAACCCCTCAGGCTTGATTACGAAATCCTCAGGAGAATCATGAGAAGGATAACAGAGGAGATTCCTGAGGTTGTGAGAGTCGTGTATGATATAACTCCAAAACCACCCGCCACGATCGAGTATGAGTGA
- a CDS encoding acetylornithine/succinylornithine family transaminase: MSEIIEREKKVFIQFFNRYPIVIERAKGCWIFDEDGRKYLDLIAGIACVSVGHSNEYVIERVREQAEKLIHVSNLFYTKPQVELAEKLAEISGMDRFFFTNSGTESVEAALKIARRVTSRKKFVSFTGDFHGRSMGALSVTWKEKFREPFMPLIEPVSFAEFNSLESLENAVDGETAAVIMEPVQGEAGVYPAKKEFMKRLFELKEEHDFLIIFDEVQTGFGRTGEWFAKDIYGFEPDIMTLAKAMGNGFPIGAVAVSEEVHSGIQKGDHGSTFGGNPLACSASLATIEYMEQNNLLENSRKMGERFRKGLEGFDFVQDVRGFGLMVGLSVSDAKGFSQFAMGRGVLVNATSERDVRIIPPLTISREEVDLALSVFEEFAH; the protein is encoded by the coding sequence ATGAGTGAGATCATCGAGAGGGAAAAGAAGGTATTCATCCAGTTTTTTAACAGATATCCAATCGTAATCGAAAGAGCGAAGGGGTGCTGGATTTTTGACGAAGACGGGCGAAAATACCTTGACCTCATAGCAGGAATTGCCTGCGTGTCGGTGGGCCATTCCAACGAATACGTGATTGAAAGGGTGAGAGAGCAGGCTGAAAAGCTCATCCACGTTTCAAACCTGTTTTACACCAAGCCCCAGGTCGAGCTTGCGGAGAAACTTGCTGAGATAAGCGGAATGGATAGATTCTTTTTCACGAATTCAGGGACCGAGAGTGTAGAGGCTGCCTTAAAAATAGCCAGGAGAGTTACAAGCAGAAAGAAATTCGTCTCGTTCACGGGCGACTTTCACGGCAGGAGTATGGGTGCGCTTTCAGTAACATGGAAGGAAAAGTTCAGGGAGCCGTTCATGCCTCTGATAGAGCCGGTGAGCTTTGCAGAATTCAACTCATTAGAGAGTCTGGAAAATGCTGTGGACGGAGAGACCGCGGCGGTGATAATGGAACCCGTTCAGGGAGAGGCAGGAGTATATCCTGCGAAAAAAGAATTCATGAAAAGGCTGTTTGAGCTTAAGGAGGAGCATGACTTTCTCATAATCTTCGATGAGGTGCAGACCGGATTTGGCAGAACCGGGGAGTGGTTTGCCAAGGATATCTACGGGTTCGAGCCAGACATCATGACCCTCGCAAAGGCCATGGGCAACGGGTTCCCCATCGGGGCGGTTGCCGTAAGCGAGGAGGTGCATTCCGGAATCCAGAAGGGAGATCATGGATCAACGTTTGGCGGAAACCCGCTCGCATGCTCGGCATCTCTCGCAACCATAGAGTACATGGAGCAGAACAACCTTCTGGAGAATTCGAGGAAAATGGGGGAGAGATTCAGAAAGGGACTTGAAGGTTTTGACTTCGTTCAGGATGTGAGGGGCTTCGGGCTGATGGTTGGTCTTAGTGTAAGTGATGCGAAGGGTTTTTCCCAGTTTGCCATGGGCAGAGGTGTGCTTGTAAACGCAACATCCGAGAGAGACGTGAGAATAATCCCGCCACTGACAATAAGCAGAGAAGAAGTTGATCTTGCCCTGTCAGTTTTCGAAGAGTTTGCCCACTAA
- a CDS encoding MBL fold metallo-hydrolase produces MNPWRNNVFILIFYREHVKLADGVYLIEGQNRGRFPYCNCLLVDNLLIDSSCGKDRLEAVLDRFDELVLTHTHPDHASGAWLAEKYGKSVYTPHPATTVEELARRFAPEVADEWMDFARNMAGLRDFSGILYDESHDFSTKNHEVELIKTEGHTVDMHLFLIDGRILFSADIDLTPFGPWYGNPESDPEMFKKSIEILFDYDFTVIVPSHRKPVEGRENIEALLTEFLEHFDRRDELISELLGRGYNIDMIVEHSPVYRGKKPAWRNILDYFERNMVLKHVKKLEGKN; encoded by the coding sequence TTGAACCCCTGGCGAAATAATGTATTTATTCTGATTTTTTACAGAGAGCATGTGAAGCTTGCAGATGGTGTTTACCTCATCGAGGGTCAGAACAGGGGCAGGTTTCCCTACTGCAACTGTCTGCTTGTCGATAATCTTCTGATTGATTCAAGCTGCGGAAAGGACAGGCTTGAGGCAGTTCTTGACAGATTCGACGAGCTTGTTCTCACCCACACACATCCCGACCACGCATCCGGAGCATGGCTTGCTGAAAAATACGGGAAGAGCGTATACACTCCGCATCCGGCCACGACGGTGGAAGAGCTTGCCAGAAGGTTTGCTCCGGAAGTCGCGGATGAGTGGATGGATTTTGCAAGAAACATGGCCGGTCTGAGGGACTTCAGCGGCATTCTGTATGATGAAAGCCACGATTTCAGCACGAAAAACCACGAGGTTGAGCTGATAAAGACTGAGGGACACACGGTGGACATGCACCTCTTCCTGATCGATGGCAGAATTCTGTTTTCGGCTGACATAGACCTGACACCATTTGGCCCCTGGTATGGAAATCCGGAGAGCGATCCGGAGATGTTCAAGAAGAGCATAGAGATTCTTTTTGACTACGATTTCACGGTGATTGTTCCATCCCACCGCAAACCTGTCGAGGGCAGGGAGAACATTGAAGCTCTCCTGACTGAATTTCTCGAGCATTTCGACAGAAGGGATGAGCTGATCTCCGAGCTTCTGGGCAGGGGTTACAACATTGACATGATTGTTGAACACTCTCCAGTTTACAGGGGCAAGAAACCGGCCTGGAGGAATATTCTCGACTACTTCGAGAGGAACATGGTCCTCAAGCATGTGAAAAAACTGGAGGGAAAAAATTAG
- a CDS encoding MFS transporter has product MERRILTVSIARFADSVGSGMAYFALPILISSLSVYSLPIDLVSGIVISIWGLVATLVQPLAGKVIERSSRPKKILSLSLLLTAILIFFYTSIRTVEELLFLRVVLGIIESFLMVSSLTLVISLAGKKKGQSFGIYNTFTDLGFSISPIMAGILISLNLNIVFYISALFVLVSSMGVFMLVDEPEISEMKKRKGGFRDVSREIYPILVSLMFVVALMSSIVPLENSFLERLSITPLEFGLSFSIYLITRTLSNTYAGYLTDRHGGLKSYTISSLLISVTSLLILIPNIYVFLGVRFIQGFIVALVYTSATVTIAERSGLSYAMSMSILSSVITAGLTAGPLIAGMMSGYVGFESPYILFSLLISVPVVLQTLKNKRGQFQPLKS; this is encoded by the coding sequence GTGGAGCGCAGAATACTGACGGTGTCCATCGCAAGATTCGCGGATTCAGTGGGAAGTGGTATGGCCTATTTTGCACTGCCAATTCTGATTTCGTCACTTTCAGTATACAGCCTTCCAATAGACCTTGTCTCAGGCATAGTCATATCCATCTGGGGTCTTGTGGCAACTCTCGTTCAGCCTCTGGCAGGAAAGGTGATTGAAAGATCATCAAGACCGAAGAAAATCCTCTCACTCTCTCTGCTGCTCACGGCAATCCTAATTTTCTTCTACACATCCATAAGGACGGTTGAGGAGCTTCTTTTCCTCAGGGTCGTGCTTGGAATTATTGAAAGCTTTCTCATGGTATCGAGCCTCACGCTCGTCATTTCTCTTGCTGGAAAGAAGAAGGGGCAGAGCTTTGGTATCTACAACACGTTCACAGATCTGGGGTTTTCGATTTCTCCCATCATGGCGGGCATTCTCATAAGCCTCAACCTGAACATTGTATTTTACATATCGGCATTATTCGTTCTGGTATCCTCCATGGGCGTATTCATGCTGGTGGATGAGCCCGAAATTTCGGAGATGAAAAAGAGAAAGGGCGGTTTCAGAGATGTCAGCAGGGAGATATATCCCATCCTCGTGTCTCTAATGTTCGTCGTTGCACTCATGTCCTCAATAGTACCCCTCGAAAACTCGTTCCTCGAGAGGCTGAGCATCACCCCGCTGGAATTCGGGCTGTCCTTCAGCATCTACCTCATCACCAGAACACTATCAAACACCTATGCCGGATATCTGACAGACAGGCACGGTGGACTGAAATCGTACACAATCTCGTCTCTCCTGATATCAGTTACTTCCCTCCTGATTCTGATTCCGAACATCTACGTTTTTCTCGGTGTCAGGTTCATTCAGGGGTTTATCGTGGCGCTTGTTTACACATCAGCCACAGTCACCATAGCCGAGAGGAGCGGTCTGAGCTATGCAATGTCCATGAGCATTCTCTCCTCTGTTATAACCGCAGGATTGACCGCTGGCCCGCTGATCGCCGGTATGATGAGTGGATACGTTGGTTTCGAATCGCCATACATACTCTTCTCCCTGCTTATATCGGTGCCTGTCGTTCTTCAGACCCTGAAAAATAAAAGGGGTCAGTTCCAGCCCCTGAAGTCGTAA
- a CDS encoding aldehyde ferredoxin oxidoreductase family protein, which produces MMYTGKLLRINLESGDVKTFRPGKDLYREFLGGGGLAVNLHLDMGSYSADPLGPENPLILMTGPLTASAPSCSRLQFTARSPLTYAWGESSVGGRIATYIKRAGWDGLIIEGKSNRPVYLTVSSDGAEIREADHLWGKTTYETQEEIMKDEGEASTAVIGPAGENLVRYACVLVDNSRAAGRTGMGAVMGSKNLKGIAVLKEDEFTPEPENPEAYRDAVKQLADRIKENFTANMLKEVGTGGYVESAEMFGDLPVRYFTSGVFGKAEKISANYLVEKYLKKHDGCMGCAIRCGKVLDYNGGEYHLPEYETLASFGSLLMIDSGEKLIEMNHAANALGMDTISAGVTIGMAMYLTENNLADFGVRFGDAEGAVSLLHDIAFRRGNGDLLAEGTMRVEQKLGLNGIAAHVRGLEIPMHDPRAFFSLAVAYATNNRGACHLPHQMYNVEMGLKIKAYGIESEDRFENRGKGIITARMQNFTEIFNSLVMCAFVPAKPSHIASLLTHGLGVDYSVERIYEIGETTFLAKRRFNELAGRGRDHDRLPEIILQPVDGGSEGNVPDVELQLKEYYDFRGWN; this is translated from the coding sequence ATGATGTATACAGGAAAGCTTTTGAGAATCAATCTTGAAAGCGGAGATGTTAAAACCTTCAGGCCCGGAAAAGACCTTTACAGGGAGTTTCTCGGTGGTGGCGGTCTGGCCGTGAACCTGCATCTCGACATGGGGTCGTACAGCGCCGACCCACTTGGCCCTGAGAACCCGCTGATTCTCATGACTGGCCCGCTCACCGCCTCAGCCCCTTCATGTTCAAGACTGCAGTTCACGGCAAGGTCTCCCCTCACTTATGCGTGGGGTGAAAGCAGCGTTGGGGGCAGAATTGCAACGTACATCAAGAGGGCAGGATGGGATGGACTGATCATTGAGGGAAAGAGTAACAGGCCAGTTTACCTAACCGTCAGCTCTGATGGGGCTGAAATCAGAGAAGCAGACCACCTCTGGGGTAAGACGACTTACGAGACTCAGGAAGAGATAATGAAAGACGAAGGCGAAGCGTCAACAGCAGTGATTGGTCCGGCTGGGGAAAATCTGGTGAGGTATGCATGCGTTCTGGTCGACAACTCGAGAGCAGCCGGAAGAACTGGAATGGGGGCGGTTATGGGCAGCAAAAATCTCAAGGGTATTGCGGTGCTGAAGGAGGATGAATTCACTCCGGAACCCGAGAACCCGGAAGCTTACAGAGATGCCGTAAAGCAGCTTGCCGACAGGATAAAGGAGAACTTCACGGCAAACATGCTTAAGGAAGTGGGTACGGGGGGTTACGTTGAGTCGGCGGAGATGTTCGGTGATCTGCCCGTCAGGTATTTCACCTCCGGAGTTTTCGGTAAAGCTGAGAAAATCTCCGCAAACTATCTGGTGGAGAAGTACCTCAAGAAACACGACGGGTGCATGGGATGTGCAATAAGGTGCGGCAAGGTCCTCGATTACAATGGGGGAGAATATCATCTGCCGGAATATGAAACCCTCGCATCTTTCGGCTCTCTTCTGATGATTGATTCTGGAGAGAAGCTGATTGAGATGAACCACGCTGCCAACGCCCTTGGTATGGACACGATTTCGGCAGGAGTTACCATCGGCATGGCGATGTATCTCACTGAAAACAACCTTGCTGACTTTGGAGTGAGGTTCGGTGATGCTGAAGGGGCTGTCAGCCTTCTACACGACATAGCGTTCAGAAGGGGGAACGGCGACCTCCTCGCAGAGGGTACGATGAGGGTTGAGCAGAAGCTCGGCCTGAACGGAATTGCAGCCCACGTCAGGGGCCTTGAGATACCGATGCATGATCCGAGGGCGTTTTTCAGCCTTGCGGTGGCCTATGCGACAAACAACAGAGGAGCATGCCACCTGCCCCACCAGATGTACAATGTCGAGATGGGCCTGAAAATAAAAGCATACGGCATTGAGAGCGAGGACAGATTCGAAAACAGGGGTAAGGGAATAATAACTGCCAGAATGCAGAACTTCACGGAGATTTTCAATTCTCTCGTAATGTGTGCATTCGTCCCTGCAAAGCCGTCCCACATAGCCTCCCTTCTCACCCATGGACTCGGAGTGGATTACTCTGTTGAGAGGATATATGAAATCGGAGAGACGACCTTCCTGGCGAAGAGGAGATTCAACGAGCTTGCTGGGAGGGGAAGGGACCATGACAGGCTACCCGAGATAATTTTGCAGCCTGTGGATGGTGGAAGCGAGGGCAACGTCCCTGATGTTGAGCTCCAGCTTAAGGAATATTACGACTTCAGGGGCTGGAACTGA
- a CDS encoding iron-containing alcohol dehydrogenase yields the protein MSMWNFLSPKIVFGEDSVEFLERLQGKRAVLISDEVVGEKFSKILENYADFAGRIYLPAREPYREDAEDVAERLREIEPDFIVALGGGSVLDVAKAARILAELDIPPEEITPFTDLEEMGYSGRMKLVAIPTTSGTGSEVTWAIVLKDRGERRKIVMANEKAMPEIALVDPVFVYEMPESIAISSGFDALSHAVEAYLSTFSNPFSDALAVKAVRLIADSFEQSAEGDRKARENMHLAATIAGLAFSNSQVGVVHALAHATGAVLNMPHGIAVAVYLKPVLEYYAEKGIERVAELSHETGMDVMALMQNLYSRFSVEGHYDSSEIRKNSEGIVKRAMEDSCIVTGPFVPEEDELFEIIGKVIG from the coding sequence ATGTCCATGTGGAATTTTTTATCTCCAAAAATCGTCTTCGGGGAGGACTCTGTCGAATTTCTTGAAAGGTTGCAGGGTAAGAGAGCTGTTCTGATCTCGGACGAGGTTGTGGGTGAAAAATTTTCAAAAATTCTGGAAAATTACGCTGATTTTGCCGGGAGGATTTATCTCCCTGCAAGAGAGCCGTACAGAGAGGACGCAGAGGATGTGGCTGAGAGACTCAGGGAAATTGAACCGGATTTCATCGTGGCCCTCGGTGGTGGAAGCGTTCTTGACGTTGCGAAGGCAGCAAGGATTCTTGCAGAGCTTGACATTCCTCCTGAGGAGATAACACCCTTCACCGATCTCGAGGAAATGGGCTATTCCGGCAGGATGAAGCTGGTTGCGATACCCACCACAAGCGGAACGGGCAGTGAGGTAACCTGGGCAATAGTTCTCAAGGACAGGGGCGAGAGAAGGAAGATTGTAATGGCAAACGAAAAGGCGATGCCCGAGATTGCTCTGGTTGATCCAGTCTTCGTTTACGAAATGCCGGAAAGCATCGCAATCTCTTCGGGCTTCGACGCTCTGAGCCATGCGGTTGAGGCTTACCTTTCAACCTTCAGCAATCCCTTCAGCGATGCTCTCGCTGTGAAGGCTGTAAGGCTCATCGCTGATAGCTTTGAACAATCGGCTGAGGGTGACAGGAAGGCGAGAGAGAACATGCACCTGGCCGCCACGATTGCAGGTCTGGCTTTCAGCAACTCCCAGGTTGGAGTAGTGCATGCTCTCGCACACGCCACCGGAGCGGTTCTGAACATGCCCCACGGGATTGCGGTTGCAGTATATCTGAAACCGGTTCTCGAATATTATGCTGAAAAAGGTATTGAGAGGGTCGCTGAGCTTTCGCATGAGACAGGCATGGATGTCATGGCCCTGATGCAGAATCTGTATTCGAGATTCAGCGTGGAGGGCCATTACGATTCTTCCGAAATCAGGAAAAACAGCGAAGGGATAGTGAAAAGGGCGATGGAGGATAGCTGCATAGTTACCGGACCTTTTGTGCCTGAAGAGGATGAGCTTTTCGAGATTATCGGAAAGGTGATTGGATGA
- a CDS encoding SCP2 sterol-binding domain-containing protein, with the protein MPKLFSEEWVKEYMRLLNESEEYAQAAKDWEGDFLFVVEPDEGLTEPMYIYLDLYHGKARDGYMVKDPSQVSAAFEFRGKYSNWKKLLNGEIDPIKGLVTGKFKLRGNMAKVMRYAKAAKALVEVAQKVETELPE; encoded by the coding sequence ATGCCAAAGCTGTTTTCCGAAGAATGGGTAAAGGAGTACATGAGGTTGCTGAACGAAAGTGAAGAGTATGCACAGGCTGCAAAGGACTGGGAAGGGGATTTTCTTTTTGTGGTGGAGCCGGACGAGGGGCTGACTGAGCCGATGTACATCTACCTCGACCTCTACCATGGAAAGGCCAGAGACGGGTACATGGTGAAGGACCCTTCCCAGGTGAGTGCGGCGTTCGAGTTCAGGGGGAAGTATTCGAACTGGAAGAAGCTTTTAAACGGCGAGATAGACCCCATAAAGGGGCTTGTAACCGGCAAGTTCAAGCTCAGGGGGAATATGGCGAAGGTCATGAGGTATGCCAAGGCTGCCAAAGCCCTCGTAGAGGTGGCTCAGAAGGTCGAAACAGAGCTGCCGGAGTAG
- the nifU gene encoding Fe-S cluster assembly scaffold protein NifU, producing MYSEKVLEHFRNPRNVGVIEDADGVGTVGNPVCGDLMTMYIKVEDDRIVDIKFQTFGCGAAIATSSMATELAKGKTLEEALQITKQTVAEALGGLPPQKMHCSNLAADALKRAIADYLKKNGRVEDLKRLGLDNLPDEDEHDDHGELCPM from the coding sequence TTGTATAGTGAAAAGGTCCTTGAGCATTTCAGGAATCCCAGGAACGTTGGCGTTATAGAGGACGCTGATGGTGTTGGAACCGTGGGTAACCCTGTATGCGGAGATTTAATGACCATGTACATCAAGGTTGAGGATGACAGAATCGTTGACATAAAATTCCAGACATTTGGCTGTGGTGCGGCGATAGCAACCAGCAGCATGGCGACAGAACTTGCGAAGGGCAAAACGCTCGAGGAGGCATTGCAGATCACAAAGCAGACCGTTGCTGAAGCTCTCGGGGGTTTACCTCCCCAGAAAATGCACTGCTCAAATCTCGCTGCAGATGCGCTGAAAAGGGCAATTGCAGACTATCTGAAAAAGAATGGGAGGGTAGAAGATCTGAAAAGACTCGGTCTTGACAATCTTCCCGATGAAGACGAACATGATGACCATGGAGAACTCTGTCCGATGTAA
- a CDS encoding aminotransferase class V-fold PLP-dependent enzyme, with the protein MPYMDYVAGSPVDERVIEEMLKYFRHPGNPSSIHSKGLEARQIVEDARAKVAGLVNADSSEIIFTSGATESNNLAVIGYVMRNKNKGRHIVVSAIEHISIINSAKFLMKNGFEVDFAPVDSHGKVRPDELENLIRDDTILVSVQHANPEIGTIQDIEKIREIFDCAFHVDATASLGKIEVDVEKLGVDMLTLSSNDIYGPRGVGALYIRKGVRVNPVILGGGQERGLRGGTENVAGIAGFGKAAEIASEEWRAESERLQKMRDRLIEGMLKIEDTYLNGHPVERLPNNASFRFSYIEGESILLSIDMEDIQASTGSACTSKTLQPSHVLMAIGLKHEEAHGSVVFSLGRWSREEDVDYVLEKLPPVIERLRMMSPLYMKRKKGGD; encoded by the coding sequence ATGCCGTATATGGACTATGTGGCCGGTTCTCCGGTTGATGAACGTGTAATCGAGGAGATGCTGAAGTATTTCAGGCATCCCGGAAACCCGTCATCAATTCATTCGAAGGGTCTTGAGGCGAGACAGATTGTGGAAGATGCGAGAGCCAAGGTGGCCGGGCTTGTAAATGCGGACAGCTCTGAAATAATCTTTACGAGTGGAGCAACTGAATCCAACAACCTTGCAGTGATCGGGTATGTGATGAGGAACAAAAATAAGGGCAGGCACATTGTGGTGAGCGCAATTGAGCACATCTCCATAATCAATTCTGCCAAGTTTCTGATGAAGAACGGATTCGAAGTGGACTTCGCACCGGTTGACAGCCATGGAAAGGTCAGGCCTGATGAGCTCGAGAATCTTATCAGGGATGATACGATTCTGGTGTCAGTCCAGCATGCGAATCCCGAAATAGGGACGATTCAGGATATTGAGAAAATCAGGGAGATTTTTGACTGTGCGTTTCATGTGGATGCCACCGCTAGCCTCGGAAAGATAGAGGTTGATGTTGAAAAACTTGGCGTGGATATGCTCACACTCTCCTCAAACGACATCTATGGCCCGAGGGGTGTTGGGGCGCTGTACATTCGCAAGGGTGTCAGGGTGAACCCGGTCATACTGGGTGGCGGGCAGGAAAGAGGCCTCAGAGGTGGAACGGAGAACGTGGCAGGAATAGCCGGTTTTGGAAAAGCTGCAGAGATTGCGAGCGAGGAATGGAGGGCAGAATCTGAAAGACTTCAGAAAATGAGGGACAGGCTGATTGAGGGAATGCTAAAGATTGAGGACACGTATCTCAACGGACATCCCGTTGAGAGGCTCCCGAACAACGCCAGTTTCAGGTTCAGCTACATAGAGGGTGAGTCAATACTTCTAAGCATTGATATGGAGGATATTCAGGCATCCACAGGCTCGGCATGCACTTCAAAAACACTACAGCCCTCTCATGTACTCATGGCGATAGGTCTCAAGCATGAGGAGGCACATGGAAGTGTCGTTTTCAGTCTCGGAAGGTGGAGCAGGGAAGAGGACGTGGATTATGTCCTTGAAAAGCTCCCACCCGTCATCGAGAGGTTGAGGATGATGTCTCCTCTTTACATGAAAAGGAAGAAAGGGGGTGATTGA
- a CDS encoding sulfurtransferase TusA family protein yields MKEKSVDCIGMFCPMPLFLTRKAIEEVEVGDVIEVLADDPSARKDIPEWAERAGHKVLSVEEDDGIFIIRIQRGV; encoded by the coding sequence ATGAAAGAGAAATCTGTGGACTGCATTGGTATGTTCTGTCCCATGCCTCTTTTCCTCACGAGAAAGGCGATAGAAGAGGTCGAAGTTGGGGACGTTATCGAGGTTCTTGCCGACGACCCCTCAGCCAGAAAGGATATTCCCGAGTGGGCTGAGAGGGCCGGACATAAAGTTTTAAGTGTTGAGGAAGATGATGGAATATTCATAATCAGAATTCAGAGAGGTGTCTGA
- the thiI gene encoding tRNA uracil 4-sulfurtransferase ThiI, with protein MRVYVVHYSEIALKGKNRSYFEKKLVSNLKRKLGDDSIKIRREYGRIVIDSGEERIENVLRKTPGVKYSALAEMVEPDVELIAEKAIEFAPDSGTFRVETKRSYKEFPMNSMEVNRLIGERILRAKKNLKVDLRNPENTVYIEISKDHAYVYSGRIEGVGGLPTGVSGKVVTLISGGIDSPVSAFMAMKRGAEVVAVHFFNSTIHSPSVRKKIHDLARKLSEYHRIKLYMVPFVQIQREIIAKIPADYRMVVYRRSMMRMASMIAEKENAKAIFTGDNLGQVASQTLDNMRTIYEAAQYPVLTPLIGLDKDEIIEVARKIGTYEISILPYEDCCSLLMSRHPVTKTTPEDVMRFEGFCNLQEEEAVENAEVYEYGF; from the coding sequence ATGAGGGTGTACGTCGTTCATTACTCGGAAATCGCATTGAAGGGGAAAAACAGGAGCTATTTTGAGAAGAAGTTAGTCAGCAACCTCAAAAGGAAGCTTGGTGATGACAGCATAAAAATCAGGAGAGAGTACGGAAGGATTGTGATCGATTCCGGGGAGGAAAGGATCGAAAACGTGCTGAGGAAAACTCCGGGAGTTAAATATTCTGCACTTGCAGAGATGGTTGAGCCTGACGTTGAACTGATTGCAGAAAAGGCGATAGAGTTTGCGCCCGACTCAGGTACGTTCAGGGTTGAGACGAAGCGAAGCTACAAGGAGTTCCCCATGAACTCGATGGAAGTGAACAGGCTGATTGGCGAAAGGATACTCAGGGCGAAGAAAAATCTGAAGGTTGATCTCAGGAATCCGGAAAACACGGTTTACATAGAAATCTCAAAAGATCACGCTTACGTTTACTCCGGGAGAATTGAAGGTGTTGGCGGTCTGCCGACAGGAGTTTCGGGCAAGGTGGTCACCCTGATTTCCGGAGGTATCGACAGCCCCGTGTCAGCATTCATGGCGATGAAGAGAGGGGCGGAAGTTGTGGCGGTGCACTTCTTCAATTCCACGATTCATTCTCCTTCCGTCAGGAAGAAGATTCATGATCTCGCCAGAAAACTTTCGGAGTATCACAGGATCAAGCTATACATGGTTCCATTTGTGCAGATTCAGAGGGAGATTATAGCAAAGATACCTGCCGATTACAGAATGGTGGTTTACCGGAGGAGCATGATGAGGATGGCATCGATGATTGCTGAGAAAGAAAACGCCAAGGCAATTTTCACCGGGGACAATCTCGGACAGGTTGCATCCCAGACACTCGACAACATGCGAACGATTTATGAAGCAGCACAATACCCTGTTCTCACACCACTCATTGGACTTGACAAGGATGAGATAATCGAGGTTGCGAGGAAAATAGGCACTTACGAAATCTCCATTCTCCCTTACGAGGACTGCTGTTCTCTGCTTATGTCGAGGCATCCCGTTACCAAAACAACTCCTGAAGACGTCATGAGATTCGAGGGTTTCTGCAACCTTCAGGAAGAGGAGGCCGTTGAAAACGCCGAGGTTTACGAATACGGTTTTTAA